The genomic segment CCGCCCGGATCGCCAGCGACTCGGGGCTGGCCGGATCGGTTTTGAGCGGGAGCTCGTTCAGCCGGCTGTCCTCGATCTTCTTCCAGAGCAGGACGCTTTCCGCCCGTGCCGCGGCGAGGTCACCGATGCGCTTATCGGCCAGCCAGCCCCACCGCGCCTTCGTCAGTTCGGCGTCACTGGTCGAGAACGGCAGTTTCGCCTCATCGGGGAACCGGGCCTTGACCTTCCCCCACTGGGCCTCGGCGAGGTCCAGGAGTCCGTCCTTTTCGGCGTCCATCGCCTGCCACGCGGCCTCGTACGCCGCCGGATCGTCGTTCTCGGTCGGCTGGGACATGGTTTTCAGCGTGCTGTTGTGGCGGTTGGTCAGTTGCTTCTCGCGCTCGCGCACCTTCCCCTCGCGAAAGACCACCGCCGCTTTGTCCACCATCTCGCCGCCCCTCGACCCATATGTTTCCAGGAACCGGGTCGCGGCCTCGTACTTCGCGTCGAACGTGTCGGCCTTCTCGAACGCGGCAAACATCTTGTCCGGGGACGACGGGCGGACCGCGAGGTACACGCCTCCTCCGAGCGCCGCGAGGACCGCGAAGGTGCCGACCGCGCGGAGCCACTTTTGCTCCAGGAGCGGCACGGCGGCCTTCTTCTTCGCCTTCTTCTTCTTGCCGCGGAGCGCGCGGGCCGCCTCCTTGTCGGTGGCGTCCATCTTCTCGCCGGACTGGTTGAGCGGCTTGGCGGTCCGCACCTGGGCCGCGGCCAGCCCCGCGCTCTTCCGCGCGAACGAGTCCTCCTCGACCTCCTGGAGCAACCGCGCCACCCAGGCGGCGTCGATCGGCCGGTTCTCCTTGTCCTTTTCGAGCAGTTGCAGGATGAGCGACTCGAACTTCGGCGGCAGCTCGTTGACCAGCTTGCCGATCCGCGGCGCCCGCTCGTTGACGTGCTTGAGGAACATCTCAACGGTGGTTTCGGCCACGAACGGCTTGCGCCCGGTGAGCAGCTCGAAGAACACGACCCCGAGCGAGTACAGGTCGGACTTGTTCGTCAGGTTGCGGTCGCCCCGGCACTGCTCCGGAGACATGTACGCGGCCGTCCCGATGGTACTGTTCGCGTTGGTCAGGGCGGTCACGTCGGTGTCCTTGGCGATACCGAAGTCGGTGAGCTTGAGGACGCCCTCCCGCGTGATCATCAGGTTCGAGGGCTTGAGGTCGCGGTGAATGATGCCCTTGTCGTGGGCGTACTGGAGCGCCTCGGCCAACTGTTTCCCGTACCCGACCACCTCCTCCCAGCCCAGCTTCCCGCGCCGCGCGAGGACGCGGTCGAGCGCCTCGCCGTCGATGTACTCCATCGCGATGTACGGGTTCTGCTTGTTGATCTTGCCGTGCGCGATGAGCCGAACGATGTGCGGGTGCCGGAGCTGTTTGAGGATGTTCGCTTCCCGCTCGAAGCGGGCCATCGCCGACTCGTTGCCGACCAGCCCGAGGGCGACCACTTTCAGCGCGATCGGGATCACCTTCTCCTGGCTGCGATGGAACTTGGCCCGGTAAACGGTGCCCATCGCCCCGCTTCCCAACTCTTTTTCGATCTCGAACGGGCCGATCTGCTGGCCAATCAGCATTGGTGCCACTCCCGTACCCGTACCCGGCGGTCGGAGGCATTGTAGCCCGTTTCGCGTCCGGTTGCTCGCCCGTTTTTTCCTCTCGCGCGATCCAAACTCTTTCCGGGGAAGGGGAATGAGCAATTCCCCGCCGTCTGCCCGTTCCGTCATCGAACGAAGGTAAGGAAGTACCAAGGTAACTGCGGGAAAAGAATCGACCCGCGTTTTAAACGGCTCCCCGCCTCCTCAGACCAGGGGTTCGCATCCCTGGCTGTCGGCGATGCAAGTGCCAGCAGGCCG from the Frigoriglobus tundricola genome contains:
- a CDS encoding serine/threonine protein kinase, with translation MLIGQQIGPFEIEKELGSGAMGTVYRAKFHRSQEKVIPIALKVVALGLVGNESAMARFEREANILKQLRHPHIVRLIAHGKINKQNPYIAMEYIDGEALDRVLARRGKLGWEEVVGYGKQLAEALQYAHDKGIIHRDLKPSNLMITREGVLKLTDFGIAKDTDVTALTNANSTIGTAAYMSPEQCRGDRNLTNKSDLYSLGVVFFELLTGRKPFVAETTVEMFLKHVNERAPRIGKLVNELPPKFESLILQLLEKDKENRPIDAAWVARLLQEVEEDSFARKSAGLAAAQVRTAKPLNQSGEKMDATDKEAARALRGKKKKAKKKAAVPLLEQKWLRAVGTFAVLAALGGGVYLAVRPSSPDKMFAAFEKADTFDAKYEAATRFLETYGSRGGEMVDKAAVVFREGKVREREKQLTNRHNSTLKTMSQPTENDDPAAYEAAWQAMDAEKDGLLDLAEAQWGKVKARFPDEAKLPFSTSDAELTKARWGWLADKRIGDLAAARAESVLLWKKIEDSRLNELPLKTDPASPESLAIRAVRLKTFGDDDKARSVCEALVGLTERDSDKRAWYLIGNQIRRSLTKVAADPVDARLQRLDRWLDDVKKKADEVKGDPDRGAERRDVRNRCRDVIELYDDDPLPGVQVEVKRAEEIAASVPRRKS